The proteins below come from a single Natranaerofaba carboxydovora genomic window:
- a CDS encoding DUF488 domain-containing protein, with protein sequence MIIKFIYTLGHSNHPTENLIELLKLHNIQVVADVRRNPFSKFVKQYNRESLKKNLENEEYEYIFLGDIMGGKRSPNDSLNIDKGFKRIYNETEMGKNVALLCAEKDPTRCHRSFLLSPFFVRRGINIYHILASGDLISHQDLEEKMLEEFCPEYKQISLFDNNRSELIQEAFKKRIKTKHKKMF encoded by the coding sequence ATAATTATTAAGTTTATTTATACCTTAGGTCACTCAAATCATCCTACTGAAAATTTAATAGAATTATTAAAATTACATAATATCCAAGTAGTAGCAGATGTAAGAAGAAATCCTTTTAGCAAATTTGTTAAACAGTATAATCGAGAAAGTTTAAAAAAGAATCTAGAAAATGAAGAATATGAATATATTTTTTTAGGAGATATAATGGGAGGAAAGCGAAGTCCTAATGATTCGCTTAATATAGATAAAGGGTTTAAAAGGATTTATAATGAGACTGAAATGGGGAAAAATGTAGCTTTGTTATGTGCTGAAAAAGACCCCACCAGGTGTCACAGAAGTTTTCTCTTAAGTCCTTTTTTTGTTAGACGAGGTATAAATATTTACCACATTCTAGCCAGTGGTGACTTGATCTCTCATCAAGATTTAGAAGAAAAGATGCTTGAAGAATTTTGTCCCGAATATAAACAGATTTCCTTATTTGATAACAATAGGTCCGAACTTATTCAAGAAGCGTTTAAAAAAAGAATAAAAACTAAGCATAAAAAAATGTTTTGA
- a CDS encoding pPIWI_RE module domain-containing protein, with protein sequence MSSGNKLIPLSFVPSKDADVYIDFYVLFLPEKWKEKLKSIYQLETGKDYNIPIKSLNSVIRALFPEIIDVNKNAFKKDNYWIISSREINLERFREVIKAWINAEFNNTKPDRVKIIHELIDTTELNWEKEYTSLFNTNTHENGTANPRSYYFKSVPSYLCNKLIGQKLYLNDKILNFEQCDPSTLVSWPPIIYKSSKNEFSYSFFLTFSVETIPYYEKPVILVNPGIKRWVTTSLQNNGYIKLPSKEHITTYLKSSAYWYDEKQSPGFTETSLYLENYGEGKVSWGNKINKILSNLTLNTKLPEPNELIRDPGHYLYNNDPTAAIVYGNALTEIKHRVGTGLSLKDKKEIFEQIDNVFSELESFKENFELNRRKIVTSSTPLRIAPKNLSTKEFEDEDNYKKDSSKRVEPKHSELRQELADNIGGELNFEILHQTDVTKNALEKSIISILGLKDYQTDINGVYKTPEIKVFINKREIGDWADKLDKNSFKKSETERINKITKKASFPQVPTGTLIELDDKDYFGKSDPKSALRKGLAKTKRVSQFITPEYREAEDKKNNLIERSENAVLDLIRQLGVLISPPHVMLKSNDSKLPEEYSIFAICLINLNRRKGKKGESAKIPVAVYMHTGKTEVKISYPGSEGWKNYREGLIDLAKYKADKKLDDKKIIEFISKVINNDAVNAGPSLVLIEASNIRRYWKWVQDKNIRSNELYFDNPKHLKSKNDCPDLRIIRVRAGKETPTWYGENNNRETGFTSGVFEVNKGIYWSIPPKGKTQKGISGKISKIKSPQKTFQANKILEILPAIISPEDSSLEWSTVIHRLRAMSVHYEDSTTLPAPLHLAKKAEEYLL encoded by the coding sequence ATGAGTAGTGGTAACAAATTAATTCCTTTATCATTTGTTCCATCAAAAGATGCTGATGTTTATATAGATTTTTATGTTTTATTCCTACCTGAAAAATGGAAAGAAAAGCTAAAATCCATATATCAGCTAGAAACTGGAAAAGATTATAATATACCAATAAAATCCTTAAACTCTGTTATCAGAGCATTATTCCCTGAGATAATTGATGTGAATAAAAATGCTTTTAAAAAAGATAATTATTGGATTATCTCAAGTCGTGAGATAAACTTAGAGCGATTTCGTGAAGTCATTAAAGCATGGATTAATGCAGAATTTAATAATACTAAGCCAGACAGGGTTAAAATTATTCATGAACTTATTGATACAACTGAATTAAACTGGGAAAAAGAATATACAAGCCTATTTAACACAAATACTCATGAAAATGGTACTGCAAATCCAAGATCTTATTATTTCAAAAGTGTCCCATCATATTTGTGCAACAAATTAATAGGCCAAAAATTGTATCTGAATGATAAAATTCTCAATTTTGAACAGTGTGACCCATCGACACTAGTTTCCTGGCCACCGATCATTTATAAAAGTAGCAAGAATGAGTTTTCTTATTCGTTCTTTTTGACATTTTCTGTAGAAACAATTCCTTATTATGAAAAACCAGTTATTTTAGTTAACCCAGGTATTAAAAGATGGGTTACTACTAGTCTTCAAAATAACGGGTATATTAAATTACCTTCTAAAGAACATATAACAACTTATTTGAAGTCTTCCGCTTATTGGTATGATGAAAAACAGTCGCCAGGTTTTACTGAAACAAGCTTATATCTAGAAAACTACGGTGAAGGGAAAGTGAGTTGGGGGAATAAAATCAATAAAATTCTATCAAACCTCACCTTGAATACTAAATTGCCAGAGCCAAATGAGTTAATTAGAGACCCTGGTCATTACTTGTATAATAATGATCCTACTGCTGCTATCGTTTATGGCAATGCTTTAACTGAAATAAAGCATAGAGTTGGAACAGGTTTGAGTTTAAAGGATAAAAAAGAAATTTTTGAGCAAATAGATAATGTGTTTTCTGAATTAGAATCATTCAAAGAAAATTTTGAGTTAAATAGACGAAAAATAGTAACTAGCTCTACACCTTTAAGGATTGCACCTAAAAATTTGAGTACAAAAGAATTCGAGGATGAAGATAACTATAAAAAAGATAGCAGTAAAAGAGTCGAGCCTAAGCATAGTGAGCTTAGACAGGAATTAGCAGATAATATAGGTGGTGAATTAAATTTTGAAATTTTACACCAGACTGATGTTACTAAAAATGCCCTTGAAAAATCTATTATTTCAATTTTAGGACTTAAAGATTATCAAACAGATATAAATGGAGTTTATAAAACTCCGGAAATTAAAGTATTTATAAATAAAAGGGAAATCGGAGATTGGGCTGATAAGTTAGACAAAAATTCCTTTAAGAAATCAGAAACTGAGAGAATAAATAAAATAACTAAAAAGGCCTCCTTTCCTCAAGTGCCTACAGGAACACTAATTGAGTTAGATGATAAAGATTACTTTGGCAAAAGTGATCCAAAATCTGCTTTGCGTAAAGGGTTAGCTAAAACCAAAAGGGTTTCTCAGTTTATTACTCCTGAATATAGAGAAGCTGAAGATAAAAAAAATAATTTAATAGAAAGAAGCGAAAATGCAGTTTTAGACTTGATAAGGCAACTAGGGGTTTTGATATCACCACCTCATGTTATGTTAAAATCTAATGATAGTAAGTTGCCTGAAGAATATTCAATATTTGCTATTTGCCTAATAAATCTAAATAGAAGAAAAGGAAAGAAAGGTGAAAGTGCAAAAATTCCAGTAGCAGTATATATGCATACTGGAAAAACTGAAGTGAAAATAAGCTACCCCGGTTCTGAAGGCTGGAAAAATTATCGTGAAGGTTTAATTGATCTAGCTAAATATAAAGCTGATAAAAAGTTAGATGATAAAAAAATAATCGAATTTATAAGCAAAGTTATTAACAATGATGCAGTTAATGCTGGCCCTTCTCTTGTTTTAATTGAGGCATCTAACATAAGACGGTATTGGAAATGGGTACAAGATAAAAACATAAGGTCAAATGAGCTTTATTTTGATAACCCAAAACATCTAAAGTCAAAGAATGATTGCCCAGATCTTAGAATAATTCGAGTGCGTGCTGGCAAAGAAACACCAACGTGGTATGGTGAAAACAATAATAGAGAAACTGGCTTTACCTCTGGCGTATTTGAGGTAAACAAAGGAATATATTGGAGTATACCCCCAAAAGGAAAGACCCAAAAAGGGATATCTGGTAAAATTTCTAAAATTAAAAGCCCTCAAAAGACTTTTCAGGCTAATAAGATACTAGAGATTCTACCCGCTATTATATCACCAGAAGACAGTTCTCTAGAATGGAGTACTGTAATACACAGGTTAAGGGCTATGTCAGTACATTATGAAGATTCTACTACTTTACCTGCACCTTTACATTTGGCGAAAAAGGCAGAAGAGTATTTATTATAA